One genomic segment of Pedobacter endophyticus includes these proteins:
- a CDS encoding response regulator, producing MTAKKIFVFDDNRDILDLCTFILEDAGYEIRTSESAHEIEKQVLEYMPDIIFMDNWLPELGGIQATKALKSHPRLKHIPVIYFSANNDISALADEAGADSYLSKPFDIAALEEIVKQHLS from the coding sequence ATGACCGCTAAAAAAATTTTTGTATTCGACGATAATAGGGATATCCTTGATTTATGTACCTTCATTTTAGAAGATGCCGGATACGAAATCCGAACTTCGGAAAGCGCCCATGAAATTGAGAAACAGGTTTTGGAATACATGCCCGATATTATTTTTATGGATAACTGGCTGCCGGAGTTAGGCGGCATACAGGCCACAAAAGCATTAAAAAGCCACCCCCGGCTGAAGCACATTCCGGTAATTTATTTTTCTGCAAATAACGATATCTCTGCCCTGGCCGACGAAGCCGGTGCCGACAGTTATTTGTCGAAACCTTTCGATATTGCCGCACTTGAAGAAATTGTAAAGCAACATTTGAGCTAA
- a CDS encoding chemotaxis protein CheB, with translation MAQTVISTKCSALVIGGSAGSLDVLLEIFPNLNENLKFPIIIVVHRKASNESLLTDLLKHRTPLKVSEADEKVLLKNGQVYIAPADYHLLVEEDRSLSLDYSEKINYSRPSIDVTFQSAAEVFKEGLVCVLLSGSNADGVEGLKAVNKFGGTAVIQDPTTAMMPYMPQQADLNVKPLLVMHSFEMAEYINKLNN, from the coding sequence ATGGCGCAAACTGTAATTTCTACAAAGTGCTCGGCACTTGTTATCGGTGGCTCTGCCGGAAGTTTAGATGTACTTTTGGAGATCTTCCCAAACCTGAATGAAAACTTAAAATTCCCGATTATCATCGTTGTGCACAGAAAGGCAAGTAACGAGTCGCTTTTAACCGATCTGCTTAAGCACCGAACTCCGCTTAAGGTATCGGAGGCCGACGAAAAAGTCCTCTTAAAAAACGGACAGGTTTATATCGCTCCGGCCGATTATCATCTGTTGGTAGAAGAAGACCGAAGCTTGTCGTTAGATTATTCGGAGAAGATAAATTACTCGAGACCCTCAATCGATGTTACTTTTCAATCGGCCGCAGAGGTTTTTAAAGAAGGGCTTGTTTGTGTGCTACTTTCGGGCTCCAACGCCGATGGTGTTGAGGGCTTAAAAGCAGTGAACAAATTCGGTGGAACGGCTGTAATACAAGACCCAACCACGGCAATGATGCCTTATATGCCGCAGCAGGCGGATTTGAATGTAAAGCCTTTGTTGGTAATGCATAGTTTCGAAATGGCAGAGTACATCAATAAATTAAACAATTAG
- a CDS encoding sensor histidine kinase: MILIVDDRPENLISLQKVLQAHNFEVDTASSGEEALKKVLKNNYVLIILDVQMPDMDGFEVAEAISGFSKAKDTAIIFLSAVNTELKFITKGYLSGGLDYITKPVDINVLLLKIKTFYRIYEQSRKLNEVQEKLLEEIEFRKQAEHKKDEFISIASHELKTPLTSVKGYIQLLQRSLDRDNKEMAKSHLEKASIQLEKLNELIVDLLDISKIESGKMKFNMQNFCADNMVNNAIEMLQQSNPDFKINKLGKTTETVFGDEMRLEQVVINFITNAIKYAPGTNQVNVTININDGKFYLAVKDFGIGISEGQQEKIFDKFYRVEDSSNRFNGLGIGLYICSEIIKRHGGTIGVKSVLNEGSEFHFIIPTTESEILNNQE, encoded by the coding sequence ATGATTCTTATAGTTGATGACAGGCCCGAAAACCTGATCTCCTTACAAAAAGTACTGCAAGCACACAATTTTGAGGTTGATACCGCATCATCCGGCGAAGAAGCACTGAAAAAAGTGTTAAAAAACAATTATGTCCTCATCATACTCGATGTTCAAATGCCAGATATGGATGGCTTTGAGGTTGCCGAAGCCATATCGGGTTTCAGCAAGGCTAAAGACACCGCAATTATCTTCCTTTCTGCCGTTAATACCGAACTAAAATTTATTACCAAGGGCTATCTTAGTGGCGGGCTCGACTACATCACCAAGCCCGTTGATATTAATGTACTTCTACTTAAAATTAAGACTTTTTACCGCATTTATGAGCAGAGCAGAAAGTTGAATGAGGTGCAGGAAAAGCTGCTCGAAGAAATTGAATTCAGAAAACAGGCAGAACATAAAAAAGACGAATTTATCAGCATTGCGAGCCACGAACTTAAAACACCCCTTACCAGTGTTAAAGGTTACATCCAACTTTTGCAGCGCAGCTTAGACCGCGATAATAAGGAAATGGCCAAAAGCCATTTGGAAAAGGCCAGCATCCAGCTCGAAAAACTAAATGAACTCATCGTCGACCTGCTGGATATTTCGAAAATAGAAAGTGGCAAAATGAAGTTCAACATGCAGAATTTCTGTGCCGATAATATGGTAAACAATGCCATTGAAATGTTGCAGCAATCCAATCCTGATTTTAAGATCAACAAGCTGGGCAAAACCACAGAAACGGTTTTTGGCGACGAAATGCGGCTGGAACAGGTAGTCATCAACTTTATCACAAACGCCATAAAATACGCTCCGGGCACCAATCAGGTTAATGTAACGATCAATATTAACGACGGCAAATTTTATCTCGCCGTTAAAGACTTCGGTATCGGAATTTCGGAAGGGCAGCAAGAAAAAATATTCGATAAGTTTTATCGTGTAGAAGACAGCAGCAACCGTTTCAATGGCCTGGGCATCGGCCTGTACATTTGTTCAGAAATCATTAAGCGCCATGGCGGAACTATAGGTGTAAAGAGCGTACTCAACGAGGGCTCTGAATTTCACTTTATCATTCCTACTACCGAAAGCGAAATCCTTAACAATCAAGAATAA
- a CDS encoding response regulator produces the protein MKTTLKNNLRLGLGLSLIILFISSLASYVSISNLIKSTELVKHSDEVILNAENVISYLKDAETGQRGFLLTGNKAFLTPYYGANDSAAAVLKKIEAATQDNAIQQKNVKELRNIIFKRMGIIKSTVEIKTLGGQVDPTVLFQGKVYMDQARGVVTNMVAQEKRLLESRTAELNKLSTFTPILILIAAFLAIIITLFFYRKVSVDFDERLKLQTEIEDKKLEMEKRIAAIKEIAYQISNGNYGVKLDSQTQDDIGELSESLNTMSFSLKKSFDTLADNEWLQTGVAGLNVKMVGEKDVFHLAEDILEFLAAYTQSQIGAIYLFKDDEYLHLKAQHALQGQKLAATLELGQGLIGQAVKSGKRILLEDVPQNELTITHATGNIRPAQLLVLPIIRNEISIGGLELGTIGQFSDLQLHFLNTVMSDVGTALLGAQNRQKLQQLLEETQAQSEELQVQHNELEGLNAELEAQAQKLQASEEELRVQQEELLQSNQELEERSSLLEEKNELIEERNIEIQQKAEALELSTRYKSEFLANMSHELRTPLNSILLLSRLMAENEAMDREHQEYAEVIQSSGQGLLSLIDEILDLSKIEAGKMELDRTNIKVDEIANNMRSLFNPLAKEKNLNFVVEKTTEVPDLFNTDKMRLEQIIKNLLSNAIKFTTEGSVTLNIDHNKTLGALVFKVTDTGVGIAPDKQGMVFEAFQQADGSTRRKFGGTGLGLSISRELAKLLGGYIDLKSKEGEGSIFTLTLPLDKSKGFEKPLKADERSEMQVQSHPTKKIDRLTVPNIPQEIEDDRDNIQAGDKIILIVEDDTPFAKTLLDFTRKKNYKGLVAVRGDVGIEMAKAYKPLAILLDIQLPVKDGWQVMEELKSNPDTRPIPVHIMSSLQVKKESLLKGAVDFINKPFAFEHMQEIFTKLEHALSRHPKKVLIVEENQQHAKALSYFLSNFSIQTEIVSQVNESVSALHKPEVNCVILDMGIPDKHAYETLELVKQTPGLENLPIIIFTGKNLSKGEENRIKQYADSIVVKTAHSYQRILDEAGLFLHLVEEKSKEKNKPSKKFSELQDVLVGKTVLVADDDVRNIFSLTKMLEQHQMKVLAATDGKEALKILNENPGVDVVLMDMMMPEMDGYETTTAIRHDLKYRNLPVLAVTAKAMMGDREKCIAAGASDYISKPVDMDQLVSLLRVWLYENHHKR, from the coding sequence ATGAAAACAACGCTTAAAAACAATCTGCGCCTGGGCCTGGGTCTGTCGCTAATTATACTGTTTATCAGTTCGTTGGCCTCATATGTAAGCATCAGCAACTTAATCAAAAGTACCGAACTGGTTAAGCATAGCGATGAGGTGATATTAAATGCCGAAAACGTAATTTCGTATCTTAAGGATGCAGAAACTGGTCAACGTGGCTTTTTGCTTACCGGCAACAAGGCATTTTTGACCCCATATTATGGTGCAAACGATTCGGCTGCGGCTGTGCTCAAAAAAATTGAGGCGGCAACACAAGATAATGCCATTCAACAAAAAAATGTAAAGGAGCTGAGAAATATAATCTTCAAAAGAATGGGGATTATCAAATCAACTGTCGAAATTAAGACCTTGGGTGGTCAGGTAGATCCAACGGTTCTGTTTCAGGGCAAGGTTTATATGGATCAGGCCCGCGGCGTGGTAACCAACATGGTAGCACAAGAAAAACGCCTGCTCGAAAGCCGTACCGCAGAGCTCAACAAACTCAGCACATTTACGCCGATCCTTATTTTAATCGCGGCCTTTCTGGCCATCATCATTACCCTGTTTTTCTATAGAAAAGTATCGGTCGACTTCGATGAACGCTTGAAACTTCAAACGGAAATTGAGGATAAAAAGCTCGAGATGGAAAAACGGATAGCTGCCATAAAGGAAATTGCCTATCAAATTTCGAATGGCAATTATGGCGTTAAACTCGATAGCCAAACCCAGGATGATATCGGAGAACTTTCTGAGTCGCTAAACACGATGTCGTTCTCACTCAAAAAATCTTTTGATACCCTTGCCGATAACGAATGGCTACAAACAGGTGTAGCCGGCTTGAATGTAAAAATGGTCGGCGAAAAAGACGTTTTCCATTTGGCAGAAGACATTCTGGAGTTTTTAGCAGCTTATACGCAAAGCCAAATCGGCGCTATTTACTTGTTTAAAGACGATGAATATCTGCACCTCAAGGCCCAGCATGCACTTCAGGGGCAAAAGTTGGCCGCTACGCTCGAGCTTGGGCAAGGGCTAATCGGCCAGGCGGTGAAATCGGGTAAGCGCATCCTTTTAGAAGATGTTCCTCAAAATGAACTCACCATTACGCATGCAACCGGTAATATTCGCCCGGCGCAATTATTGGTTCTGCCCATTATCAGGAACGAAATATCTATTGGCGGGCTCGAATTGGGCACCATTGGTCAATTTTCCGATTTGCAACTGCACTTCCTCAATACTGTGATGTCTGATGTGGGCACAGCATTATTGGGGGCGCAAAACCGTCAGAAATTACAACAGCTTTTAGAAGAAACGCAAGCACAATCGGAAGAATTGCAGGTACAGCACAACGAGCTCGAAGGGCTAAATGCAGAGTTGGAAGCACAGGCGCAAAAACTACAGGCATCGGAAGAGGAATTACGCGTACAACAAGAAGAATTGTTGCAAAGTAATCAGGAACTTGAGGAAAGAAGCAGCTTGCTGGAAGAAAAGAACGAACTGATAGAAGAGCGTAATATCGAAATTCAGCAAAAAGCGGAGGCCTTAGAATTAAGTACGCGTTACAAATCTGAGTTTTTGGCCAACATGTCGCACGAACTCCGCACACCGCTCAACTCCATTTTGCTGTTATCGCGGTTAATGGCCGAGAACGAGGCAATGGATCGTGAGCATCAGGAATATGCCGAAGTAATACAAAGCTCCGGTCAGGGATTGCTTAGCCTGATTGATGAAATATTGGATCTTTCAAAGATCGAAGCTGGTAAAATGGAGCTCGATCGGACAAACATCAAGGTGGATGAAATTGCAAACAACATGCGCTCGTTGTTTAATCCCCTTGCCAAAGAAAAGAACCTCAATTTTGTGGTAGAGAAAACCACCGAGGTGCCCGACTTGTTCAATACCGATAAAATGCGTTTGGAGCAGATTATCAAAAACCTGTTGTCAAACGCCATTAAGTTTACTACCGAGGGGTCGGTAACCTTAAATATCGATCACAACAAAACGCTGGGCGCATTGGTTTTTAAGGTAACCGATACCGGCGTAGGCATTGCTCCTGATAAACAGGGAATGGTATTTGAAGCCTTTCAACAGGCCGATGGTTCTACACGTCGTAAATTTGGCGGTACCGGCCTGGGCCTTTCCATTAGCAGAGAATTGGCGAAGCTGCTTGGAGGTTACATCGATCTAAAAAGCAAAGAGGGAGAAGGAAGTATCTTTACCCTAACCTTGCCTTTGGATAAGAGCAAAGGTTTTGAAAAACCGCTCAAAGCTGACGAAAGAAGCGAAATGCAGGTTCAGAGTCACCCCACAAAAAAAATAGATCGGTTAACGGTACCCAATATTCCGCAAGAAATTGAAGATGACAGGGACAACATACAAGCGGGCGATAAAATTATTTTGATTGTTGAGGATGATACCCCGTTTGCAAAAACCCTTCTCGATTTTACACGAAAGAAAAATTATAAGGGTTTGGTTGCCGTTCGTGGCGATGTGGGCATTGAAATGGCGAAAGCCTATAAACCGCTCGCAATTTTATTAGATATTCAATTGCCGGTTAAGGATGGCTGGCAGGTAATGGAAGAGCTGAAATCGAACCCAGATACCCGCCCAATTCCCGTTCACATTATGTCGTCGTTACAGGTAAAAAAAGAAAGTTTGCTTAAAGGAGCGGTAGATTTTATAAACAAGCCGTTTGCTTTTGAGCACATGCAGGAAATTTTTACCAAGCTGGAACATGCGCTGAGCCGCCACCCTAAAAAAGTGTTGATTGTTGAAGAAAACCAACAACATGCCAAGGCGCTAAGTTATTTTTTAAGCAACTTTAGCATTCAAACCGAAATTGTAAGTCAGGTAAACGAAAGTGTTTCTGCCTTGCACAAGCCCGAGGTTAACTGCGTGATTTTGGATATGGGCATACCTGACAAGCATGCTTACGAAACGCTCGAACTGGTAAAGCAAACGCCGGGATTGGAGAACCTGCCGATTATTATTTTTACTGGTAAAAACCTATCAAAAGGAGAAGAAAACAGAATTAAGCAATACGCCGATTCTATCGTGGTAAAAACCGCACATTCTTATCAACGCATTTTAGATGAGGCAGGCTTGTTTCTGCATTTGGTTGAAGAAAAAAGCAAGGAAAAGAACAAACCATCAAAAAAGTTTTCCGAATTGCAGGATGTGCTTGTAGGCAAAACGGTTTTGGTTGCTGATGATGATGTACGAAACATCTTCTCGCTGACCAAAATGCTTGAACAACACCAAATGAAGGTTTTGGCTGCAACCGACGGTAAGGAGGCGCTTAAGATTCTGAACGAAAATCCGGGTGTAGATGTGGTTTTAATGGACATGATGATGCCCGAAATGGATGGTTATGAAACCACTACGGCCATTCGGCACGATTTAAAATACAGAAACCTGCCCGTTTTAGCAGTAACGGCCAAGGCTATGATGGGCGATCGGGAAAAATGTATTGCTGCAGGCGCTTCCGATTATATCAGCAAACCTGTCGACATGGATCAATTGGTATCCTTGTTGCGCGTTTGGCTCTACGAAAATCACCATAAGCGCTAA
- the ypfJ gene encoding KPN_02809 family neutral zinc metallopeptidase: protein MQWFGKGSEDVEDRRSSGGGRTILGGGIGIVVVVLGLIFGKDLTGLVGQLPLEGNGQQTEGKMGVPEDTEGRFVSNILQSTREVWDQEFQNMGQTYENPKLVLFREATQTSCGYAQSNIGPFYCPGDHKVYIDLSFYDELKNRFGAAGDFAQAYVIAHEVGHHVQNLLGISEKLDRARGQVSEKEYNRLSVKLELQADFFAGLWAHHAQNLKDFKLEEGDIEEALTAANAIGDDKLQKQATGEVQPDSFTHGTSQQRVYWFKKGFETGDIKQGDTFNTNNL, encoded by the coding sequence ATGCAATGGTTTGGTAAAGGAAGTGAAGATGTTGAAGATCGCCGATCGAGTGGTGGCGGCCGTACAATTTTAGGCGGTGGTATTGGTATTGTAGTTGTTGTGCTGGGGCTGATATTCGGTAAAGACCTCACCGGACTAGTTGGCCAGTTGCCGCTTGAAGGCAACGGACAACAAACAGAAGGCAAAATGGGTGTACCCGAAGATACCGAAGGACGTTTTGTTTCGAACATACTGCAATCAACCCGCGAAGTTTGGGATCAGGAATTTCAAAACATGGGGCAAACCTATGAGAACCCTAAACTCGTATTATTTAGAGAAGCTACCCAAACCTCCTGCGGTTACGCACAATCGAATATTGGCCCTTTTTATTGCCCGGGCGATCACAAAGTGTACATCGATTTATCCTTTTATGATGAACTGAAAAACCGTTTCGGTGCAGCGGGCGATTTTGCGCAAGCCTATGTTATTGCACATGAAGTGGGCCACCACGTTCAGAATTTGCTCGGTATTTCTGAAAAGCTCGATCGTGCCCGCGGCCAGGTAAGCGAAAAAGAATATAACCGTTTATCGGTAAAACTCGAGCTGCAAGCCGATTTTTTTGCCGGGCTTTGGGCACATCATGCACAAAACCTTAAAGATTTTAAGCTCGAAGAAGGCGATATTGAAGAAGCGCTAACAGCCGCAAATGCCATCGGCGATGATAAACTACAAAAACAAGCTACAGGCGAAGTTCAGCCCGACTCCTTTACACATGGAACCTCGCAACAAAGGGTTTATTGGTTTAAAAAAGGCTTCGAAACAGGGGATATTAAACAAGGTGACACATTTAATACAAACAATTTGTAA
- a CDS encoding response regulator yields the protein MPQKTILIIDDDNRNIFALKAVLKAKGFDCLSATSAQEGFSIMEKNENVAIVLMDMMMPDMDGYQAMAAMKKSDKLQNIPVLAVTAQAMVGDKERCLSAGAAGYVSKPINVDELLIQIENFTR from the coding sequence ATGCCTCAAAAAACTATTCTCATTATTGATGATGATAATCGAAACATTTTTGCCCTCAAAGCTGTTCTAAAGGCCAAAGGTTTCGATTGTTTATCTGCAACAAGTGCTCAGGAGGGCTTTTCAATCATGGAAAAGAACGAGAACGTAGCAATCGTTTTAATGGATATGATGATGCCCGACATGGATGGCTACCAAGCCATGGCAGCCATGAAAAAATCAGACAAGTTGCAGAACATTCCGGTGTTGGCCGTTACCGCTCAGGCCATGGTTGGCGATAAAGAGCGCTGCCTCAGTGCGGGCGCCGCAGGTTATGTTTCGAAACCAATTAATGTTGATGAATTGTTAATACAGATAGAAAATTTTACGAGATAA
- a CDS encoding CheR family methyltransferase, with protein sequence MVSDVIDNEQIEILLNDVLEVHGYDFLEYSHASIKRRITRLYALDSFVSFAEFRYTVRTDKQYFKRFLEEITVNVTEMFRDPSFYRALRNEVLPVLGTYPFIRIWVAGCSTGEEAYSLAIVLKELNLLSKSLIYATDINPSVLDKAKKGMFPLTYLKQYSENYFLAGGTKEFSSYYTANYSLAKFDESLNSKMIFSTHNLVSDHSFNEFQLILCRNVLIYFDKDLQHKVFNLFDSSIEKLGYIALGSKESLEFWPKAKQYKRIKLEKIWRKL encoded by the coding sequence GTGGTAAGCGATGTAATAGATAACGAGCAGATAGAAATTCTGCTTAACGATGTTTTAGAAGTGCATGGGTACGATTTTCTTGAATATTCCCATGCGTCGATAAAAAGAAGGATTACTCGCTTGTACGCACTCGATAGCTTTGTAAGCTTTGCAGAGTTTAGGTACACTGTAAGAACAGATAAACAGTATTTTAAAAGGTTTTTAGAAGAAATTACGGTCAACGTTACAGAAATGTTTCGCGATCCTTCGTTTTACCGGGCCTTGCGAAACGAGGTTTTGCCCGTTCTCGGCACCTATCCGTTCATCCGGATTTGGGTAGCCGGCTGTTCAACAGGTGAGGAAGCGTATTCGCTGGCCATTGTTTTAAAAGAACTCAACCTGTTAAGCAAATCGCTTATTTATGCAACGGACATCAACCCATCGGTGCTAGACAAAGCAAAAAAAGGAATGTTTCCGTTAACTTACTTAAAGCAATATTCAGAAAATTATTTCCTTGCAGGTGGCACAAAAGAATTTTCCAGCTATTATACGGCAAACTACTCATTGGCCAAGTTTGATGAGAGCTTAAATAGCAAAATGATTTTTTCGACCCATAACCTGGTTTCCGATCATTCGTTTAACGAGTTTCAGCTCATCCTTTGCCGAAATGTGTTAATCTATTTTGATAAGGACCTACAGCACAAAGTATTCAATTTATTCGATAGCAGCATAGAAAAACTCGGCTATATCGCGTTAGGAAGTAAAGAAAGCTTAGAATTTTGGCCAAAGGCTAAACAATACAAAAGAATTAAACTGGAGAAAATATGGCGCAAACTGTAA